Proteins co-encoded in one Acinetobacter lwoffii genomic window:
- a CDS encoding RelA/SpoT family protein, with the protein MPGPQVSQAKQQLEIIIDAYLSESDVERVLAACDYADMAHDGIVRKSGEPYILHPIAVSCILAHMRLDTETLMAALLHDVIEDTEFNKDDISKIFGFTVAELVDGVTKLSHSSDKEYNKAASFRKILQATLQDPRVIIVKLADRYHNMTTLDALRPDKRARIARETFEIFVPMARIVGMNEMADNLEHLCYQNLDLDMYNNVQAALLETKPKRCEYQAKWEKNLTELLQQNAIQGRIKKKNNNIELLRHFVKNDIDLQELTHSHAFEIILQSIADCDRLAEILTQSFKIQSYEDHIRRPLPGGNQSLMMRLKGEETTLSLTIQTELMRKAARFGVVLGESAPQACRSAIQASMQNLNVLVDGECAKTTFSELLDYLHQEKIWVYTPHGHLHELPQGATAVDFAYAASLFLGNHAVGAKINNETKPLSTPLVSGQVVEIITDVLATPNPDWLSFINTQKARRAIQNILRDQDPDEQRLVGQQALNRALKLFHRSIRDLTEADWKNLLEWRHVSSKEQLFEQIAVGDLLPQLVANHLFAQDQHQNIASSDRLIQGTEGVDVKYAHCCNPVLGDPIQGHLTRRGLIVHRARCHNLLHEQHQHPENIMLLQWTSDDLEDISFTAYLSIDLDMNDEQISDLIYQCRKAHSGVEMVRTQDDKTYVNIVVHNRKQIAQIIRDLRMYFGFPRIIRLAQPVVFSEASKAS; encoded by the coding sequence ATGCCAGGCCCACAGGTCAGTCAAGCCAAGCAGCAGTTAGAGATCATTATCGATGCGTATTTAAGTGAAAGCGATGTCGAACGTGTGCTTGCGGCCTGTGATTATGCAGATATGGCGCATGACGGGATTGTGCGTAAAAGTGGTGAACCCTATATTCTGCATCCGATTGCGGTCAGCTGTATCTTGGCGCATATGCGTTTGGACACTGAAACTTTAATGGCTGCCCTGCTGCATGATGTGATTGAAGATACTGAGTTCAACAAAGACGATATTAGCAAGATTTTTGGTTTTACCGTCGCTGAACTGGTCGATGGTGTCACCAAACTGAGTCATTCCAGCGATAAAGAATATAATAAAGCGGCTTCTTTCCGGAAAATCCTGCAAGCGACTCTACAAGATCCACGTGTCATTATCGTGAAACTGGCCGACCGTTATCACAACATGACCACTTTGGACGCACTGCGTCCCGACAAACGCGCGCGTATTGCCCGCGAAACCTTTGAAATTTTTGTTCCAATGGCACGTATTGTCGGCATGAATGAAATGGCCGATAACCTGGAACATCTTTGTTATCAGAATCTAGATCTGGACATGTATAATAATGTGCAGGCCGCCCTGCTGGAAACCAAGCCAAAACGTTGTGAATATCAGGCCAAGTGGGAAAAGAACCTGACCGAACTGCTGCAACAGAATGCCATTCAGGGTCGAATTAAGAAGAAAAATAACAACATTGAGCTACTGCGTCACTTCGTTAAAAATGACATCGATCTACAAGAATTGACTCACAGCCATGCTTTTGAAATTATTTTACAGAGCATTGCGGACTGTGACCGACTGGCAGAAATTCTGACGCAAAGTTTTAAAATCCAGAGTTATGAAGATCATATCCGCCGCCCATTACCGGGAGGCAACCAGTCCTTAATGATGCGTTTGAAAGGCGAAGAGACGACCCTATCGCTTACCATTCAAACAGAACTCATGCGTAAAGCGGCACGTTTTGGCGTCGTGCTCGGTGAAAGTGCTCCTCAGGCCTGCCGCTCTGCGATTCAGGCCTCAATGCAGAATCTGAATGTACTGGTCGATGGTGAATGTGCCAAAACCACTTTCAGTGAACTACTGGACTATTTACATCAGGAAAAAATCTGGGTCTATACCCCACACGGTCATTTACATGAATTGCCGCAAGGCGCCACGGCGGTTGACTTTGCTTATGCCGCGAGTTTATTCCTAGGCAACCATGCGGTTGGTGCAAAAATTAACAATGAAACCAAACCCCTGTCGACTCCTTTAGTCAGTGGTCAGGTGGTCGAAATCATTACTGATGTCCTTGCGACTCCTAATCCGGATTGGCTCAGTTTCATCAATACCCAAAAAGCTCGTCGTGCTATTCAAAATATTCTGCGTGATCAGGATCCAGATGAGCAACGTCTGGTTGGACAACAGGCTCTCAATCGTGCCTTGAAACTATTCCATCGTTCAATTCGCGATCTGACTGAAGCAGACTGGAAGAACCTCTTGGAATGGCGCCATGTTTCCAGCAAGGAACAGCTGTTTGAACAGATTGCAGTCGGTGATTTATTACCGCAACTGGTGGCCAATCATTTATTTGCCCAAGATCAGCATCAGAATATTGCCAGTTCAGATCGTCTGATTCAGGGAACGGAAGGTGTCGATGTCAAATATGCACATTGCTGCAATCCTGTGCTGGGTGATCCGATTCAGGGTCATTTGACCCGTCGCGGTCTGATTGTGCATCGTGCGCGCTGTCATAACCTACTGCATGAACAGCATCAGCATCCAGAAAATATCATGTTGTTGCAGTGGACCTCTGATGATCTGGAAGATATCAGCTTTACTGCCTATCTTAGCATTGACCTGGACATGAATGACGAGCAGATTTCCGACCTGATTTACCAATGCCGTAAAGCGCATTCCGGGGTGGAAATGGTGCGTACTCAGGATGACAAAACCTATGTCAATATCGTGGTGCATAACCGTAAACAGATCGCGCAGATTATCCGCGATTTACGCATGTATTTCGGTTTTCCACGAATTATCCGCCTGGCACAGCCCGTCGTTTTCAGTGAAGCCTCTAAAGCGAGTTAA
- the rpoZ gene encoding DNA-directed RNA polymerase subunit omega, with protein MARVTVEDCLDHVDNRFELVLVASKRARQLARQGIEPTVEWDNDKPTVVALREIASGHVSKDILKQRDQDYQTSSLDLALSANNLNLDGFSFQ; from the coding sequence ATGGCACGCGTCACCGTTGAAGATTGTTTAGACCATGTAGACAACCGCTTTGAGCTTGTACTAGTGGCAAGCAAGCGCGCGCGTCAATTGGCACGTCAAGGTATTGAACCAACTGTAGAATGGGACAATGACAAACCGACTGTTGTTGCTTTACGTGAAATCGCTTCAGGTCATGTCTCAAAAGATATTTTGAAACAACGTGATCAAGACTATCAAACATCAAGTCTAGACCTTGCACTTTCTGCAAATAATCTAAACTTAGACGGTTTTTCTTTCCAATAA
- the gmk gene encoding guanylate kinase, producing the protein MSGLLFVVSAASGTGKTSLVKALLERVNNLHVSVSHTTRGQRPGELDGVHYHFSTKEDFLNLVNEGGFIEYAEVFGNYYGTAQATVKEQLAKGHDVLLEIDWQGAQQVRRLFPESKQIFILPPSQFDLRERLSNRGTDTVDVIEHRLSCAVEDMQQYSNFDYIIINDDFNKALHDLEAVIIANRLTLSQQANRHEKLIQQLITPTEQ; encoded by the coding sequence ATGTCGGGTCTCTTGTTTGTCGTTTCTGCTGCGTCTGGAACAGGCAAAACATCCCTCGTTAAAGCATTACTTGAACGTGTCAACAATCTTCATGTTTCTGTTTCTCATACGACACGCGGTCAACGACCTGGCGAACTCGATGGTGTGCATTACCACTTCTCTACCAAAGAAGATTTTCTCAATCTGGTCAATGAAGGTGGCTTTATTGAATATGCTGAAGTCTTTGGTAACTATTATGGTACTGCGCAAGCGACTGTAAAAGAACAACTGGCTAAAGGTCATGATGTCCTGCTCGAGATTGACTGGCAGGGTGCACAGCAGGTCCGTCGCTTATTTCCTGAATCAAAACAAATCTTTATTCTGCCACCAAGCCAGTTTGACCTGCGTGAACGCCTGTCTAACCGCGGCACCGACACGGTGGATGTGATCGAACATCGTCTCAGCTGCGCGGTAGAAGATATGCAACAATATAGCAACTTTGACTATATTATTATCAATGATGACTTTAATAAGGCGCTGCATGACCTGGAAGCGGTCATTATCGCTAACCGCTTGACCTTGTCGCAACAGGCCAACCGTCATGAAAAACTGATTCAGCAGCTCATCACACCAACTGAACAGTGA
- the ispH gene encoding 4-hydroxy-3-methylbut-2-enyl diphosphate reductase: MEIVLANPRGFCAGVDRAIAIVNRALECFNPPIYVRHEVVHNKFVVDDLRQRGAIFVDELDEVPDDNIVIFSAHGVSKAVQLEAERRGLKVFDATCPLVTKVHIEVTKYAREGVEAILIGHEGHPEVEGTMGQYDKKNGGDIYLVEDEEDVAALTVRNPEKVAFVTQTTLSIDDTAKVIDALRQKFPMIQGPRKDDICYATQNRQDAVRDLAERCDVVLVVGSPNSSNSNRLRELAERMGKSAYLVDNADELKQEWFAENIQIGVTAGASAPEILIKQVIQRLQDWGAQAPHELDGREENITFSLPKELRIPVTQA; this comes from the coding sequence ATGGAAATTGTTTTAGCCAACCCGCGTGGTTTCTGTGCTGGTGTGGATCGTGCCATTGCGATCGTGAACCGTGCCCTAGAATGCTTTAACCCACCAATTTATGTGCGTCATGAAGTGGTGCACAACAAATTTGTGGTCGATGACTTACGCCAGCGTGGTGCAATTTTTGTTGATGAGCTGGATGAAGTGCCTGACGATAATATCGTGATTTTTAGTGCACATGGTGTTTCGAAAGCCGTCCAGCTTGAGGCTGAACGCCGTGGTTTAAAAGTTTTTGACGCGACTTGCCCGTTGGTCACTAAAGTACATATTGAAGTGACGAAATATGCACGCGAAGGAGTGGAAGCCATTCTGATTGGGCATGAGGGACACCCAGAAGTTGAAGGTACCATGGGCCAATATGACAAGAAAAATGGCGGTGATATCTATTTAGTAGAAGACGAAGAAGACGTTGCTGCGTTAACTGTGCGAAATCCTGAAAAAGTAGCATTTGTCACTCAAACCACTTTATCAATTGATGATACGGCGAAAGTGATTGATGCCTTACGTCAAAAATTCCCAATGATCCAAGGCCCGCGTAAAGATGATATTTGCTACGCTACGCAAAACCGTCAGGATGCAGTGCGCGATCTGGCTGAACGTTGTGATGTAGTCTTAGTTGTGGGTTCACCAAATTCATCTAACTCAAACCGTTTGCGTGAACTGGCTGAACGTATGGGTAAATCTGCTTATCTGGTTGATAATGCCGATGAGCTCAAACAGGAATGGTTTGCAGAAAATATCCAGATTGGGGTAACAGCAGGCGCGTCAGCACCGGAAATTCTGATTAAGCAGGTCATTCAGCGGTTACAGGACTGGGGTGCGCAGGCACCGCACGAATTAGATGGAAGAGAAGAGAATATTACTTTTAGCTTACCGAAAGAATTGCGTATTCCAGTCACTCAAGCTTAA